One region of Lathamus discolor isolate bLatDis1 chromosome 2, bLatDis1.hap1, whole genome shotgun sequence genomic DNA includes:
- the LOC136008230 gene encoding probable 2-ketogluconate reductase: MEGQELPYVLIDCIGGKHGVYEDHVEFLEKHFHLISMKEYLENKKSLSEKIRAIYMWYHKPVINEKLLQGLPNLKIVASSGVGIDHLDLHLLSSYGVKVANTPFAVSTDTADFGMALMLASSRRLVEGYQMAVSPDTEYFPADWLGAEVSGATLGIVGMGTIGYKVAQRAKAFEMKILYHNRNQRNKEEESAVGAVYCKKIDDLLQQSDFVLLSVALTPQTHKLIGKRELELMKPTATLINISRGLVVDQDALVEALQKKVIKAAALDVTYPEPLPRDHPLLKLKNIIITPHIGSATKKTRRLMMEDMTESIQAGLTGLPIPNEVLL; encoded by the exons ATGGAGGGTCAGGAACTGCCTTATGTGCTCATTGACTGTATAGGAGGGAAGCATGGAGTATATGAAGACCACGTTGAATTTCTGGAGAAACATTTTCATCTCATCAGCATGAAAGAGTATCTTGAAAACAAGAAATCTCTCAGTGAAAAGATCAGAGCTATTTATATGTGGTATCACAAACCAGTTATTAATGAAAAGCTGCTCCAGGGCTTGCCTAACTTGAAGATAGTTGCAAGCTCTGGAGTGGGAATAGATCACTTGGACCTGCACCTCCTATCCAGCTATGGTGTGAAGGTGGCCAACACTCCATTTGCTGTTTCCACTGACACTGCAGACTTTGGGATGGCTTTGATGCTGGCATCTTCCAGGAGACTTGTGGAAG gCTATCAGATGGCAGTCTCCCCCGACACAGAGTATTTCCCTGCAGACTGGCTGGGGGCTGAGGTTTCTGGGGCAACCCTGGGGATCGTGGGAATGGGAACCATTGGCTACAAAGTGGCGCAGAGAGCCAAAGCCTTTGAGATGAAGATTCTGTACCACAACAGGAATCAGAG aaacaaggaagaagaaagtgcCGTTGGAGCTGTTTACTGTAAGAAGATAGATGATTTGCTCCAGCAGTCAGATTTTGTGTTGCTGTCTGTGGCCCTGACTCCACAGACACACAAACTGATTGGGAAGAGGGAGCTGGAGCTGATGAAACCCACAGCTACTCTGATAAACATCAGCAGAG GTCTGGTTGTGGATCAGGATGCTTTGGTGGAAGCCCTTCAAAAGAAAGTTATTAAAGCAGCCGCTCTGGATGTGACGTATCCTGAACCTTTGCCAAG ggaTCACCCCTTGTTAAAGCTGAAGAATATTATAATAACTCCTCACATTGGAAGCGCCACCAAAAAGACACGCCGCCTGATGATGGAAGACATGACAGAAAGCATACAAGCAGGTCTTACAGGTCTTCCTATCCCTAATGAAGTATTACTGTAA